A genome region from Streptomyces sp. NBC_01296 includes the following:
- a CDS encoding molybdopterin oxidoreductase family protein: MHTPDSATATHCPYCALQCGMSLRPEPGGASVVVEERADFPVNRGALCGKGRTAPAVLSSRVRLTGPLVRTHAGRLEPATWEEALATVAEGLARTGRTHGPDAVGVFGGGGLTNEKAYALGKFARVALRTSQIDYNGRFCMSSAAAAHQRAFGLDRGLPFPLEDIPRTGCVVLVGSNLAETMPPALRYLTELKANGGTLIVIDPRRTRTAEQADLHLAPRPGTDLALALGLLHLVVAEGRTDEEFIAARTTGWEEARAAAMAHWPELVERITGVPVPKLREAVALFCAPSSAMVLTARGPEQQSKGTDTVGAWINLCLATGRAGRPLSGYGCLTGQGNGQGGREHGQKADQLPGYRKLTDPAARAHVAEVWGIDPDSLPAPGRSAYELLDALGTEVKALLLMGSNPVVSAPHAVHIEDRIRSLDFLAVADVVLSETAALADVVLPVTQWAEETGTTTNLEGRVLLRRRALTPPPGVRTDLEVLHGLAARLGIEKGFPTAPEEVFDELRRASAGGPADYSGISYARIEAEQGVFWPCPDDSHAGTPRLFLDRFATDDGRARFVPVSHRDAAEIPDAEYPVLLTTGRVVAQYQSGAQTRRVDELNAAAPGPFVELHPRLASRIGVVEGAPLAVVSRRGRAVAPARITDSIRADTVFMPFHWPGEGRANSLTNPALDPVSRMPEFKVCAVRVEPA, from the coding sequence ATGCACACCCCGGACTCCGCCACCGCCACGCACTGCCCGTACTGCGCGCTGCAGTGCGGCATGTCCCTCCGCCCTGAGCCGGGCGGCGCGAGCGTCGTGGTGGAGGAGCGGGCGGATTTCCCCGTGAACCGGGGTGCGCTGTGCGGCAAGGGGCGCACCGCCCCTGCCGTGCTCTCCTCCCGGGTGCGCCTGACCGGGCCGCTCGTCCGCACCCACGCCGGACGGCTGGAGCCGGCCACCTGGGAGGAGGCCCTCGCCACCGTCGCCGAGGGCCTCGCCCGCACGGGCCGTACGCATGGGCCCGACGCAGTCGGCGTGTTCGGCGGCGGCGGGCTGACCAACGAGAAGGCCTACGCGCTCGGCAAGTTCGCCCGCGTCGCCCTGCGGACCTCGCAGATCGACTACAACGGCCGCTTCTGCATGTCCTCGGCCGCAGCCGCCCACCAGCGGGCCTTCGGACTCGACCGCGGACTCCCCTTCCCCCTGGAGGACATCCCGCGGACCGGCTGCGTCGTCCTCGTCGGCTCGAACCTGGCCGAGACCATGCCGCCCGCCCTGCGCTACCTCACCGAGCTCAAGGCCAACGGCGGCACGCTGATCGTCATCGACCCGCGCCGGACCCGCACCGCCGAGCAGGCCGACCTGCACCTCGCCCCCCGCCCCGGCACGGACCTCGCCCTCGCACTGGGCCTGCTGCACCTCGTCGTCGCCGAAGGCCGCACCGACGAGGAGTTCATCGCCGCGCGCACCACCGGCTGGGAGGAGGCCCGGGCCGCGGCGATGGCGCACTGGCCGGAGCTGGTGGAGCGGATCACCGGCGTGCCCGTCCCGAAACTCCGCGAGGCCGTCGCCCTGTTCTGCGCGCCGTCCTCCGCGATGGTCCTGACCGCCCGCGGGCCCGAGCAGCAGTCCAAGGGCACCGACACCGTCGGCGCGTGGATCAACCTGTGCCTGGCCACCGGCCGCGCAGGCCGCCCGCTCTCCGGGTACGGCTGCCTCACCGGCCAGGGCAACGGCCAGGGCGGCCGCGAACACGGCCAGAAGGCCGACCAGCTCCCCGGCTACCGCAAGCTCACCGACCCGGCGGCGCGGGCGCACGTAGCCGAGGTCTGGGGCATCGACCCCGACAGCCTGCCCGCTCCCGGCCGCAGTGCGTACGAACTCCTCGACGCCCTCGGCACGGAGGTGAAGGCCCTCCTCCTCATGGGCTCCAACCCGGTGGTCTCGGCCCCCCACGCCGTCCACATCGAGGACCGGATCCGCTCCCTGGACTTCCTGGCGGTCGCGGACGTGGTCCTCTCCGAGACGGCGGCCCTCGCCGATGTGGTCCTCCCCGTCACCCAGTGGGCGGAGGAGACCGGCACCACCACCAACCTGGAGGGCCGCGTCCTGCTGCGCCGCCGCGCCCTGACCCCGCCGCCGGGAGTGCGCACCGACCTGGAGGTCCTGCACGGGCTGGCCGCCCGCCTCGGCATCGAGAAGGGCTTCCCCACCGCCCCCGAGGAGGTCTTCGACGAGCTGCGGCGCGCCTCGGCCGGCGGCCCGGCGGACTACTCGGGCATCTCCTACGCCCGCATCGAGGCCGAACAGGGCGTCTTCTGGCCCTGCCCGGACGACTCCCACGCCGGCACCCCGCGCCTCTTCCTCGACCGGTTCGCCACCGACGACGGCCGGGCCCGCTTCGTCCCCGTCTCCCACCGCGACGCGGCCGAGATCCCGGACGCCGAGTACCCCGTCCTGCTCACCACCGGCCGCGTGGTCGCCCAGTACCAGTCGGGCGCCCAGACCCGCCGCGTGGACGAGCTGAACGCGGCCGCTCCCGGGCCCTTCGTGGAACTCCACCCGCGCCTCGCGTCCCGTATCGGCGTGGTCGAGGGAGCCCCGCTCGCGGTCGTCTCCCGCCGCGGCCGCGCCGTGGCCCCGGCCCGCATCACGGACTCCATCCGCGCGGACACGGTCTTCATGCCGTTCCACTGGCCGGGCGAGGGCCGCGCCAACTCCCTGACCAACCCGGCCCTGGACCCGGTGTCCCGGATGCCGGAGTTCAAGGTCTGCGCGGTCCGCGTGGAGCCCGCCTGA
- a CDS encoding NAD(P)/FAD-dependent oxidoreductase: MVDAHRTFVIVGAGLAGAKAAETLRSEGFTGRVILIGDERDHPYERPPLSKGYLQGKEERDSVFVHEPSWYARSDIELHLGQPAVHLDREARKVVLGDGTALHYDKLLLATGAEPRRLDIPGTGLAGVHHLRRLAHAERLKGVLATLGRDNGHLLIAGAGWIGLEVAAAARGYGAEVTVVEPLATPLHAVLGPEVGRLFGDLHAEHGVRFHFGARLTEIVGHDGMVLAARTDDGEEHPAHAVLAAIGAAPRTALAETSGLALVDRQHGGGIAVDASLRTSDPHVFAAGDVAAAHHPLLGTRLRVEHWANALNGGPAAARAMLGQEVSYDRVPYFFSDQYDVGLEYSGYAPVGGYDQVLIRGDVAKREFIAFWLSEGRVLAGMNVNVWDVTEHIQALIRSKAQVNREALADPSIPLDSLLPAEGA, translated from the coding sequence GTGGTCGACGCACACCGGACATTCGTCATCGTCGGCGCAGGGCTCGCCGGAGCTAAGGCGGCCGAAACGCTGAGGTCCGAGGGGTTCACGGGGCGGGTGATCCTGATCGGCGACGAGCGCGACCATCCCTACGAACGGCCCCCGCTGTCCAAGGGGTACCTCCAGGGCAAGGAGGAGCGCGACAGCGTCTTCGTCCACGAGCCGTCCTGGTACGCCCGGTCCGACATCGAGCTGCACCTCGGCCAGCCCGCGGTCCACCTGGACCGGGAGGCCAGGAAGGTGGTCCTCGGCGACGGCACGGCGCTGCACTACGACAAGCTGCTGCTGGCCACCGGGGCCGAACCGCGCCGCCTCGACATCCCGGGCACGGGACTCGCCGGGGTGCACCACCTGCGCCGGCTCGCCCACGCCGAGCGGCTGAAGGGCGTCCTGGCCACCCTGGGCCGGGACAACGGCCATCTGCTGATCGCGGGGGCCGGCTGGATCGGCCTGGAGGTCGCCGCCGCGGCCCGCGGGTACGGGGCCGAGGTCACGGTGGTCGAGCCGCTGGCCACCCCGCTGCACGCGGTGCTCGGCCCGGAGGTCGGCCGGCTCTTCGGGGACCTGCACGCCGAGCACGGGGTCCGCTTCCACTTCGGTGCGCGGCTCACCGAGATCGTCGGGCACGACGGCATGGTGCTCGCGGCCCGGACCGACGACGGGGAGGAGCATCCGGCGCACGCCGTGCTCGCGGCGATCGGGGCCGCGCCGCGGACCGCGCTCGCCGAGACCTCCGGGCTGGCCCTGGTCGACCGGCAGCACGGCGGCGGCATCGCCGTGGACGCCTCGCTGCGGACCAGCGATCCGCACGTGTTCGCCGCCGGGGACGTGGCCGCCGCGCACCATCCGCTGCTCGGGACCCGGCTGCGGGTGGAGCACTGGGCGAACGCGCTCAACGGCGGCCCCGCCGCGGCGCGGGCGATGCTGGGGCAGGAGGTGTCGTACGACCGGGTGCCGTACTTCTTCTCCGACCAGTACGACGTGGGCCTCGAGTACTCCGGGTACGCCCCGGTGGGCGGCTACGACCAGGTGCTGATCCGCGGCGACGTGGCCAAACGGGAGTTCATCGCGTTCTGGCTGTCGGAGGGGCGGGTGCTGGCCGGAATGAACGTGAATGTGTGGGATGTCACCGAGCACATCCAGGCCCTGATCCGGTCGAAGGCGCAGGTCAACCGCGAGGCACTGGCGGACCCGTCGATTCCGCTTGACTCCCTGCTGCCGGCCGAGGGGGCCTGA
- a CDS encoding sirohydrochlorin chelatase, protein MQPTLVAVAHGSRDPRALPTVLALLDRIRELRPRLDVRLGHVELNRPLLGETLADATGAAVLVPLLLGRGHHVKRDLPAAAARAAHLDARVAAPLGPHPLLVEALYERLLEAGWAPGASTAVVLAAAGSRDPDSAADTRRTAALLSERLGGAAVVPAYASAAAPTVPDALRALAARGHHRVAVASYFTAPGRFAAQSAAAAPGPAAAPLGDHPALARLVLQRYDEALARQQSSPAAPGALKLATA, encoded by the coding sequence ATGCAGCCCACCCTCGTCGCCGTCGCCCACGGCAGCCGCGACCCCCGCGCTCTCCCCACCGTCCTGGCCCTCCTCGACCGGATCCGCGAGCTCCGCCCCCGACTCGACGTCCGGCTCGGACACGTCGAGCTGAACCGGCCGCTGCTCGGCGAGACCCTCGCGGACGCCACCGGCGCGGCCGTGCTCGTCCCGCTGCTCCTCGGCCGCGGCCACCACGTCAAGCGGGACCTGCCCGCGGCGGCCGCCCGCGCCGCCCACCTGGACGCCCGCGTCGCCGCCCCGCTCGGCCCGCATCCCCTGCTGGTCGAGGCTCTGTACGAGCGCCTCCTCGAGGCGGGCTGGGCCCCCGGCGCGAGTACGGCCGTCGTACTCGCCGCCGCCGGCTCCCGGGACCCGGACTCGGCGGCCGACACCCGCCGCACCGCCGCCCTGCTCTCCGAACGCCTCGGCGGCGCGGCCGTCGTACCGGCCTACGCGTCCGCCGCGGCCCCCACCGTCCCCGACGCCCTCCGCGCCCTCGCCGCCCGCGGCCACCACCGGGTCGCGGTGGCCTCGTACTTCACCGCCCCCGGCCGCTTCGCCGCGCAGAGCGCCGCCGCCGCGCCCGGCCCGGCGGCCGCCCCGCTCGGCGACCACCCGGCCCTGGCCCGTCTCGTACTCCAGCGCTACGACGAGGCGCTGGCCCGGCAGCAGAGCTCCCCGGCCGCCCCGGGCGCCCTGAAACTGGCCACCGCGTAA
- the dnaG gene encoding DNA primase: MAGRINDDDVKAVRDAVPIDAVVSDYLQLRNAGGGNLKGLCPFHDEKSPSFQVSPSKGLYHCFGCQAGGDTLDFIMKIDHLSFSEAVERLAGQAGITLRYEEGGYTAGTSGRGERIRLVEAHKAAAQFYVEQLGSAEAEIGRRFLAERGFDQAAAEHFSVGYSPAGWDHLTRFLRGKGFSDKELITSGLAQDSRSGKPIDRFRGRLMWPIRDISGEVVGFGARKLRDDDNGPKYLNTPETAIYKKSQVLYGIDLAKKEIAKTSRAVVVEGYTDVMACHMAGVTTAIATCGTAFGGDHIKILRRLLMDNATAEVIFTFDGDAAGQKAALRAFEDDQKFAAETSITIAPGGMDPCDLRLAQGDAAVSGLVEARTPLFEFALRHIVARHNLENPAGRAAALDEAAPVVANIKNIAIQHESAVQLAGMLGIRDEQFVVKRVAQLARWARDRGNQPGGQQQGRGRSSQSSHEAAPSAPAAGGPALNLRSPAHRTERELLKLALQRPALVSPAFDAYGTDEFTAPPYAAVREAIQAAGGASLGTDDYLARVRDAAPNDTVRALVTELAVEAIHAKTVDEVYAGVQLVQVRLRAVDRRVHEIQGTMSRLGPQAPPEQLAAVQEELWVLQQYGQRLRNRGAEGL, encoded by the coding sequence GTGGCAGGACGGATCAACGACGACGACGTGAAGGCGGTACGGGACGCGGTCCCGATCGACGCCGTGGTCTCCGACTACCTCCAACTGCGCAACGCGGGCGGCGGCAACCTCAAGGGCCTCTGCCCCTTCCACGACGAGAAGTCCCCGTCCTTCCAGGTCAGCCCCAGCAAGGGTCTCTACCACTGCTTCGGCTGCCAGGCGGGCGGGGACACCCTCGACTTCATCATGAAGATCGACCACCTGTCGTTCTCGGAGGCGGTCGAGCGCCTCGCGGGGCAGGCCGGCATCACCCTGCGGTACGAGGAGGGCGGCTACACCGCCGGCACCAGCGGCCGCGGCGAGCGCATCCGGCTCGTCGAGGCGCACAAGGCGGCCGCCCAGTTCTACGTCGAGCAGCTGGGCAGCGCCGAGGCGGAGATCGGCCGCAGGTTCCTCGCGGAGCGCGGCTTCGACCAGGCCGCCGCCGAGCACTTCAGCGTCGGGTACAGCCCGGCCGGCTGGGACCACCTGACCCGCTTCCTGCGCGGCAAGGGCTTCAGCGACAAGGAGCTGATCACCTCCGGCCTGGCCCAGGACAGCCGCAGCGGCAAGCCCATCGACCGCTTCCGCGGCCGGCTGATGTGGCCGATCCGCGACATCAGCGGCGAGGTGGTCGGCTTCGGCGCGCGCAAGCTGCGCGACGACGACAACGGGCCGAAGTACCTGAACACCCCCGAGACGGCGATCTACAAGAAGTCCCAGGTGCTGTACGGCATCGACCTGGCGAAGAAGGAGATCGCGAAGACCTCGCGGGCCGTGGTGGTCGAGGGCTACACGGACGTGATGGCCTGCCACATGGCCGGGGTCACGACCGCGATCGCGACCTGCGGCACCGCCTTCGGCGGCGACCACATCAAGATCCTGCGCCGCCTGCTGATGGACAACGCGACGGCCGAGGTGATCTTCACCTTCGACGGGGACGCGGCGGGCCAGAAGGCCGCGCTGCGCGCCTTCGAGGACGACCAGAAGTTCGCCGCCGAAACCTCCATCACCATCGCCCCCGGCGGCATGGACCCGTGCGACCTGCGCCTGGCGCAGGGGGACGCCGCGGTGTCCGGCCTGGTGGAGGCGCGGACCCCGCTGTTCGAGTTCGCGCTGCGGCACATCGTGGCCCGGCACAACCTGGAGAACCCGGCGGGCCGGGCGGCCGCGCTGGACGAGGCGGCCCCGGTCGTCGCCAACATCAAGAACATCGCGATCCAGCACGAGTCGGCGGTCCAGCTCGCGGGGATGCTCGGCATCCGGGACGAGCAGTTCGTCGTCAAGCGGGTCGCGCAGCTGGCGCGCTGGGCGCGCGATCGGGGCAACCAGCCCGGCGGGCAGCAGCAGGGCCGCGGCCGGTCCTCGCAGTCGTCGCACGAGGCTGCGCCCTCCGCCCCGGCGGCGGGCGGACCGGCGCTGAACCTGCGCAGCCCGGCGCACCGCACCGAGCGCGAGCTGCTCAAGCTGGCGCTGCAGCGGCCGGCCCTGGTCTCGCCGGCCTTCGACGCGTACGGGACGGACGAGTTCACCGCCCCGCCGTACGCGGCGGTCCGCGAGGCCATCCAGGCCGCGGGCGGCGCCTCGCTGGGCACCGACGACTACCTGGCCCGGGTCCGCGACGCCGCGCCGAACGACACGGTCCGCGCGCTCGTCACCGAGCTGGCGGTCGAGGCCATCCACGCCAAGACGGTGGACGAGGTGTACGCGGGGGTCCAGCTGGTCCAGGTCCGGCTGCGCGCGGTCGACCGCCGGGTGCACGAGATCCAGGGCACGATGTCGCGCCTGGGCCCCCAGGCCCCGCCGGAGCAACTGGCGGCGGTCCAGGAGGAGCTCTGGGTGCTCCAGCAGTACGGCCAGCGCCTGCGCAACCGCGGCGCCGAGGGTCTGTAG
- a CDS encoding glucose 1-dehydrogenase, with product MPISHIRACPSRCQGCGTVAVVDLSGKAVVITGGARGLGAAAAQAVVDGGGRVLITDVLEAEGAETAGKLGGAARFLRHDVTSEADWQAALDHAVAEFGRIDGLVNNAGIATGQLLEHESVEHFRQVVEINLVGTFIGIKTAIPLLRANDGGSIVNISSAAGLTGLALTAGYGASKWGVRGLSKIGAVELAEARIRVNSVHPGMTLTPMTAPVGIQPGEGNFPGAPMGRVGAPEEIAAAVAFLLSDAAAYMTGAELAVDGGWTAGLTVRTLTGR from the coding sequence ATGCCGATTAGTCATATACGGGCGTGTCCGTCTCGCTGTCAGGGGTGTGGAACCGTGGCTGTTGTGGATCTGAGCGGCAAGGCCGTCGTCATCACCGGGGGAGCCCGGGGGCTGGGCGCGGCGGCGGCGCAGGCCGTCGTGGACGGCGGCGGCCGCGTGCTGATCACCGACGTGCTGGAGGCGGAGGGCGCGGAGACGGCCGGGAAGCTGGGCGGCGCGGCGCGGTTCCTGCGGCACGACGTCACGAGCGAGGCCGACTGGCAGGCCGCCCTCGACCACGCGGTGGCCGAGTTCGGCCGGATCGACGGGCTCGTGAACAACGCCGGCATAGCCACCGGGCAGCTTCTGGAGCACGAGAGCGTCGAACACTTCCGCCAGGTCGTCGAGATCAACCTGGTCGGCACCTTCATCGGCATCAAGACCGCAATACCGCTGCTGCGGGCGAACGACGGCGGCTCCATCGTCAACATCTCGTCCGCGGCCGGGCTCACCGGCCTGGCGCTCACCGCCGGGTACGGGGCCTCCAAGTGGGGCGTGCGCGGCCTGTCGAAGATCGGCGCGGTCGAGCTCGCCGAGGCGAGGATCCGCGTCAACTCGGTGCACCCGGGCATGACGCTGACCCCGATGACCGCCCCGGTCGGCATCCAGCCGGGCGAGGGCAACTTCCCCGGCGCCCCGATGGGCCGCGTGGGCGCCCCGGAGGAGATAGCCGCGGCGGTCGCCTTCCTCCTGTCCGACGCCGCCGCGTACATGACCGGCGCCGAACTCGCGGTGGACGGCGGCTGGACCGCCGGGCTGACCGTCCGGACCCTCACCGGCCGGTAG
- a CDS encoding SanA/YdcF family protein, producing the protein MKLKLMPGWTGTVAGRRRAVQAVAAAFVLALLPSAWTHAVAADRLRSTADAPATEVAMVFGAGLWNGRPTPYLARRLDAAAELYRTGKAKVVLVTGDNSRTEYDEPDAMRTYLTAHGVPGDRIVSDYAGFDTWDSCVRAKEIFGVKRAVLISQGFHIRRAVALCDAAGVEAYGVGVDDEHDSTWYYGGTREVFAAGKAALDAAFKPEPRFMGPKEPGVSRALGALAN; encoded by the coding sequence ATGAAGCTGAAGCTGATGCCGGGTTGGACGGGGACGGTGGCGGGGCGCCGGCGGGCCGTCCAGGCGGTGGCGGCCGCGTTCGTGCTGGCGCTGCTGCCCTCGGCATGGACGCATGCGGTGGCCGCGGACCGGCTGCGGAGCACGGCCGATGCGCCGGCCACCGAGGTGGCGATGGTGTTCGGGGCGGGGCTGTGGAACGGGCGGCCGACCCCGTATCTGGCCAGACGGCTCGATGCGGCGGCCGAGCTGTACCGCACCGGCAAGGCCAAGGTCGTGCTCGTCACCGGGGACAACAGCCGCACCGAGTACGACGAGCCCGACGCGATGCGCACGTACCTGACCGCCCACGGGGTGCCGGGGGACCGGATCGTCAGCGACTACGCCGGCTTCGACACGTGGGACTCCTGTGTCCGGGCCAAGGAGATCTTCGGGGTGAAGCGGGCCGTGCTGATCAGCCAGGGCTTCCACATACGCCGGGCCGTCGCGCTGTGCGATGCGGCGGGCGTGGAGGCGTACGGGGTCGGGGTCGACGACGAGCACGACTCGACCTGGTACTACGGCGGCACGCGCGAGGTCTTCGCGGCCGGCAAGGCGGCGCTGGACGCGGCCTTCAAGCCGGAACCGCGGTTCATGGGGCCGAAGGAACCGGGGGTGTCGCGGGCCCTGGGCGCTCTGGCAAACTGA
- a CDS encoding deoxyguanosinetriphosphate triphosphohydrolase, producing the protein MEGMEGTASAPVRHLDPNGPYDASDTERWAAEPDKRPGRTAFQRDRARVLHSAALRRLAGKTQVVTPGSRSYDWDASPRTRLTHSLECAQVGRELGAALGCDPDLVEAACLSHDMGHPPFGHNGEEALNEFAKDCGGFEGNAQSLRLLTRLEPKRFVPDPATGELVSVGLNLTRACLDAATKYPWARGGHPTDPDSVKFGAYDDDLPVFEWLRRGAPADRKCFEAQVMDWSDDVAYSVHDFEDGLHAGHLDPNLLFAEPERTAIWRVAIGRYVPADTEPEELRGALDRLMEQEWWPHGYDGSAVAQARLKDATSQLIGRFCLAAEGATREAYGSGRLTRYAAELVVPREARNECAVLKAVADLYVMQRDEQERLRADQRIVLAELAEALSARAPEGLDPQFRAIFDTAPDDKARKRAVIDQIAALTDASARSLHARLTRRTRRSEG; encoded by the coding sequence ATGGAAGGCATGGAAGGCACCGCCAGCGCACCCGTCCGTCACCTCGACCCGAACGGCCCTTACGACGCTTCCGACACCGAGCGCTGGGCCGCCGAGCCCGACAAAAGGCCCGGCCGGACCGCCTTCCAGCGCGACCGGGCCCGTGTCCTGCACTCCGCCGCGCTGCGCCGCCTCGCCGGGAAGACCCAGGTGGTCACCCCCGGCAGCCGCTCGTACGACTGGGACGCCAGCCCCCGCACCCGGCTGACGCACTCCCTCGAGTGCGCCCAGGTCGGCCGCGAGCTCGGCGCGGCCCTCGGCTGCGATCCCGACCTCGTCGAGGCCGCCTGCCTCTCGCACGACATGGGCCACCCGCCCTTCGGGCACAACGGCGAGGAGGCGCTGAACGAGTTCGCCAAGGACTGCGGCGGCTTCGAGGGCAACGCCCAGTCGCTGCGCCTGCTGACCCGCCTGGAGCCGAAGCGGTTCGTGCCCGACCCGGCCACCGGCGAGCTCGTCAGCGTCGGGCTCAACCTCACCCGGGCCTGCCTGGACGCCGCCACGAAGTACCCGTGGGCCCGCGGCGGCCACCCCACCGACCCCGACTCGGTCAAGTTCGGCGCGTACGACGACGACCTGCCGGTCTTCGAGTGGCTGCGGCGCGGCGCGCCCGCGGACCGCAAGTGCTTCGAGGCCCAGGTGATGGACTGGTCGGACGACGTCGCGTACTCCGTCCACGACTTCGAGGACGGGCTGCACGCCGGGCACCTCGACCCCAACCTCCTCTTCGCCGAACCCGAGCGCACCGCCATCTGGCGGGTCGCGATCGGCCGGTACGTGCCGGCCGACACCGAGCCGGAGGAGCTGCGGGGCGCCCTCGACCGGCTGATGGAGCAGGAGTGGTGGCCGCACGGGTACGACGGTTCCGCCGTCGCCCAGGCCCGCCTCAAGGACGCCACCAGCCAGCTGATCGGCCGGTTCTGCCTGGCCGCCGAGGGCGCCACCCGCGAGGCGTACGGCTCCGGCCGGCTGACCCGGTACGCGGCCGAGCTGGTCGTCCCGCGCGAGGCGCGCAACGAGTGCGCGGTCCTCAAGGCCGTCGCCGACCTGTACGTGATGCAGCGCGACGAGCAGGAGCGGCTGCGCGCCGACCAGCGCATCGTCCTGGCCGAACTCGCCGAGGCGCTCAGCGCCCGCGCACCCGAGGGACTGGACCCGCAGTTCCGGGCGATCTTCGACACCGCGCCCGACGACAAGGCCCGCAAACGCGCGGTCATCGACCAGATCGCGGCGCTCACGGACGCCTCTGCGCGCTCCCTGCACGCCCGGCTCACGCGGCGCACGCGCCGGTCCGAAGGGTGA